One stretch of Sinomonas terrae DNA includes these proteins:
- the rsmI gene encoding 16S rRNA (cytidine(1402)-2'-O)-methyltransferase, giving the protein MRESEPGRGRVVLAATPIGNLGDASRRLVELLGEADVIAAEDTRRLHRLVQGLGVQPEGRVLSYHEHNEASKTPELLDEVRAGRTVLLVTDAGMPSVSDPGYRLVEAAVAEGLTVTAVPGPSAVLTALALSGLPTDRFCFEGFLPRKTGERAARLLDLRGERRTMVFFEAPHRLPVMLRAVADAFGGDRPMAVCRELTKTYEEVLRGTAGELAAWAEAEEVRGEIAVVVGGAPETEPASPEELVEAVNRLVADGARLKDAVAAVAADARASKRELYAAVLANR; this is encoded by the coding sequence GTGCGTGAATCAGAGCCGGGCCGCGGTCGTGTGGTCCTCGCGGCGACCCCGATCGGCAATCTCGGCGACGCGAGCCGTCGGCTGGTCGAGCTCCTCGGCGAGGCGGACGTCATCGCCGCGGAGGACACGCGTAGGCTCCACCGCCTCGTCCAGGGCCTCGGCGTGCAGCCCGAGGGCCGGGTGCTGAGCTATCACGAGCACAACGAGGCGTCGAAGACCCCGGAGCTCCTCGACGAGGTGAGGGCGGGCCGGACCGTCTTGCTCGTGACGGACGCTGGGATGCCGAGCGTGTCCGACCCCGGGTATCGGCTCGTCGAGGCTGCGGTCGCGGAGGGGCTCACGGTCACCGCGGTGCCCGGACCGTCGGCGGTGCTCACGGCGCTTGCGCTCTCCGGGCTCCCTACCGACCGCTTCTGCTTCGAGGGGTTCCTGCCGCGGAAGACGGGGGAGCGGGCTGCGCGCCTTCTAGACCTGCGCGGCGAGCGCAGGACCATGGTGTTCTTCGAGGCTCCGCACCGCCTCCCAGTCATGCTCCGGGCTGTTGCGGACGCGTTCGGCGGCGACCGGCCCATGGCCGTGTGCCGGGAGCTGACGAAGACGTACGAGGAGGTCCTGCGCGGAACGGCAGGGGAGCTGGCTGCCTGGGCCGAGGCTGAGGAGGTGCGGGGTGAGATCGCCGTCGTCGTCGGCGGGGCGCCCGAAACCGAGCCGGCGAGCCCCGAGGAACTCGTGGAAGCGGTGAACCGACTTGTTGCCGACGGCGCCCGCCTCAAGGACGCGGTGGCGGCCGTCGCAGCCGACGCGCGCGCGAGCAAGCGCGAGCTCTACGCCGCTGTGCTCGCCAATCGGTGA
- a CDS encoding dolichyl-phosphate-mannose--protein mannosyltransferase produces MSAATDTREPQLGWNTRRRWVAPRPPAAQTAAELRHRLLGPLDRWRDWPRLERTLYWAIPLACAILAGALRFVNLGTPHSLIFDETYYVKDAYSYLHFGYEKNWSDNANSLFVTGNFSGMQSSPEYVVHPPLGKWMIALGMWLFGPSSSFGWRFSSALFGTLSVALVAWAAYKLFRSAVLAGTAGLLLAVDGHHITMSRIGILDIFLSFWLLAAFCALLKDREDGRRRLASRLAASALPNGRIPATALAAGPWLGVRWWRIVAGVCIGCAIGVKWSALAFVLAFGLLTVLWDASARRTAGIRAWLPAAVVRDAPLAFVSIVIVGGAVYLSTWTGWFLSSDAYFRHWAEANPDPTWSWVPASLRSLAHYHLEAYTFHTTLTETHPYAASPWSWLVQGRPTSFYYVEPSGCGADRCSSAVLSVGNPLIWWAGTVALAIGVLLWVGRRDWRVGGALCGVAAGYLPWFMYPERTMFTFYAVSFEPFFILVLAYVLGHILGRPTDPPWRRQAGFLGLGVYLVLVVIVSAYFMPIWTAQTITYLDWRMHMWMPSWV; encoded by the coding sequence ATGAGCGCCGCCACCGACACCCGCGAGCCGCAGCTCGGCTGGAACACCCGCCGCCGGTGGGTCGCCCCGAGGCCCCCCGCTGCCCAGACTGCCGCGGAGCTGCGTCACCGTCTCCTTGGCCCGCTCGACCGCTGGCGCGACTGGCCGCGCCTCGAGCGCACGCTCTACTGGGCGATCCCGCTCGCGTGCGCGATCTTGGCCGGTGCCCTCCGCTTCGTGAATCTGGGCACCCCGCATTCCCTCATCTTCGACGAGACCTACTACGTCAAGGATGCCTACTCCTACCTCCACTTCGGCTACGAGAAGAACTGGAGCGACAACGCCAACTCCCTGTTCGTGACGGGGAACTTCAGCGGCATGCAGTCCTCGCCCGAATACGTGGTCCATCCGCCCTTGGGCAAGTGGATGATCGCGCTCGGCATGTGGCTCTTCGGCCCCTCGAGCTCGTTCGGCTGGCGCTTCTCCTCGGCCCTGTTCGGCACGCTCTCAGTCGCACTTGTCGCCTGGGCCGCGTACAAGCTGTTCCGCTCGGCGGTCCTCGCCGGCACGGCTGGCCTCCTTCTCGCCGTCGACGGCCACCACATCACGATGTCGCGCATCGGCATCCTCGACATCTTCCTCTCGTTCTGGCTGCTCGCCGCCTTCTGTGCTCTCCTTAAGGATCGCGAGGACGGACGACGGCGGCTGGCGAGCAGACTCGCGGCGTCGGCGCTGCCGAACGGGCGGATTCCCGCGACGGCGCTCGCGGCTGGGCCTTGGCTCGGGGTGCGCTGGTGGCGCATCGTGGCCGGGGTTTGCATCGGCTGCGCCATCGGGGTCAAGTGGTCGGCGCTCGCGTTTGTCCTCGCGTTCGGCCTCCTCACCGTTCTGTGGGATGCAAGCGCCCGCCGCACGGCGGGAATCCGCGCGTGGCTGCCGGCCGCCGTCGTCCGCGACGCCCCGCTCGCCTTCGTGAGCATTGTGATCGTCGGAGGTGCCGTCTATCTCTCGACGTGGACCGGTTGGTTCCTCTCGTCGGATGCCTATTTCCGTCACTGGGCTGAGGCCAATCCCGACCCCACGTGGTCGTGGGTGCCCGCTTCGCTGCGCTCGCTCGCGCACTATCACCTCGAGGCCTACACCTTCCACACAACCCTCACGGAAACCCACCCCTACGCAGCCAGCCCGTGGAGCTGGCTCGTCCAAGGCCGTCCGACGTCGTTCTACTACGTCGAGCCCAGCGGCTGCGGAGCGGACCGCTGCAGCTCGGCCGTCCTCTCCGTCGGCAACCCCCTCATCTGGTGGGCCGGCACCGTAGCCCTTGCGATCGGCGTCCTCCTCTGGGTCGGCCGTCGGGACTGGCGCGTGGGCGGGGCGCTGTGCGGTGTCGCCGCAGGCTACCTGCCGTGGTTCATGTATCCGGAACGCACGATGTTCACGTTCTACGCGGTCTCGTTCGAGCCATTCTTCATCCTCGTCCTCGCGTACGTGCTCGGGCATATCCTGGGCAGGCCGACAGACCCGCCATGGCGACGACAGGCAGGCTTCCTGGGCCTCGGCGTCTACCTCGTCCTGGTCGTGATCGTCTCGGCCTACTTCATGCCCATCTGGACCGCGCAGACCATCACGTACCTCGATTGGCGGATGCACATGTGGATGCCGAGCTGGGTATGA
- a CDS encoding AMP-dependent synthetase/ligase translates to MDHSTKDAAGRTEITAALLAPARAESANVTDLLLERAAASPERPVFALRDGTSWRHVTASGFLEDVRWLAKGLVAGGLGIGDRVAILAPSSYEWTLADFAVWYAGGVSVPVYETDSPAQIEWILRDSGARRIFAAPGLVPMVSGVIEGSAELAERFIQVTSLAMDGDGATLNSLAGPGQGVSDAELERHRVASGLRAPATIVYTSGTTGRPKGCIITHANFVDLADNLIPHLPVLLGSPDPRMVTFLPLAHVLAHAVQVVCLAAGVTVAYSSPTDLLSTLRSFRPTFLLGVPRIFEKVYAAAREQAIRSGRAGVFARAAAVAREYSATLDDAAAGRGDGPGRSLRLKHAVFDRLVYSRLRSVFGGALETTVSGGGPLNPQLAHFFRGVGVPVLEGYGLTETTGPCTVNTADAVRVGTVGRPVPGTSIKIADDGEILVRGIGVFAGYQGLTDGEDSEQPGVQAHEGYFPTGDLGRLDDDGFLTITGRKKDVLVTAGGKNVAPEPLEEAVRESPLVEHVIVIGEGRPFVAALIVLDRDGLVSWCRERGRTLEAEAAAADPEVLHELQAAIDAANARVSRAESIRKFSVIGIEPSIEGGSLTPSLKLKREVILIECRDEIEALYK, encoded by the coding sequence GTGGACCATTCAACGAAGGATGCCGCAGGGCGCACCGAGATCACCGCTGCGCTGCTCGCGCCGGCGCGGGCGGAGAGTGCGAACGTCACCGACCTCCTCCTCGAGCGCGCTGCCGCGTCTCCCGAGCGCCCCGTCTTCGCGCTGCGCGACGGAACGTCGTGGCGCCACGTCACGGCGAGCGGGTTCCTCGAGGACGTCCGCTGGCTCGCGAAAGGACTCGTTGCGGGAGGCCTTGGTATCGGCGACCGCGTCGCGATCCTCGCTCCCAGCAGCTACGAGTGGACCCTCGCCGATTTCGCCGTGTGGTACGCGGGCGGAGTGAGCGTCCCCGTCTACGAGACCGATTCCCCCGCCCAGATCGAGTGGATTCTGCGGGACTCGGGAGCCCGCCGGATCTTCGCCGCCCCTGGGCTCGTGCCGATGGTGTCCGGGGTCATCGAGGGTTCGGCGGAGCTTGCCGAACGCTTCATCCAAGTGACGTCGCTCGCCATGGACGGTGACGGGGCAACGCTCAACAGCCTCGCCGGCCCGGGCCAAGGTGTGAGCGACGCTGAACTCGAACGGCACCGCGTTGCCTCGGGGCTTCGTGCTCCCGCCACCATCGTCTACACCTCCGGCACGACAGGCAGGCCGAAGGGCTGCATCATCACCCACGCGAACTTCGTGGACCTCGCCGACAACCTCATCCCCCACCTTCCCGTCCTGCTCGGGTCCCCCGACCCGCGAATGGTCACGTTCCTTCCGCTCGCCCACGTGCTCGCGCACGCCGTGCAGGTTGTATGCCTCGCGGCAGGTGTCACCGTCGCGTACAGCAGCCCGACAGATCTGCTCTCGACACTGCGCAGCTTCCGGCCGACGTTTCTGCTCGGCGTGCCGCGCATCTTCGAGAAGGTCTACGCCGCGGCGCGCGAGCAGGCAATCCGCTCTGGGAGGGCCGGCGTCTTCGCGCGTGCCGCGGCCGTGGCCCGGGAATACTCGGCGACACTCGACGACGCCGCCGCCGGCCGTGGCGATGGTCCTGGCCGCAGCCTCCGGCTCAAGCACGCCGTGTTCGACCGACTCGTCTACTCGCGCCTACGCTCTGTGTTCGGCGGCGCGCTCGAGACCACGGTGAGCGGGGGCGGGCCGCTGAACCCGCAGCTAGCCCATTTCTTCCGCGGCGTCGGGGTGCCGGTGCTCGAAGGGTACGGACTCACCGAGACGACTGGGCCATGCACGGTCAACACTGCGGACGCGGTGCGGGTCGGCACGGTGGGACGGCCCGTTCCTGGAACGTCCATCAAGATTGCCGACGACGGCGAGATCCTCGTGCGCGGGATCGGCGTCTTTGCGGGATATCAGGGGTTGACCGACGGCGAAGACAGCGAGCAGCCCGGCGTTCAGGCTCACGAGGGCTACTTCCCCACCGGTGACCTCGGTCGCCTTGACGACGACGGATTCCTCACCATCACCGGGCGCAAGAAGGACGTGCTCGTGACGGCCGGCGGCAAGAACGTAGCCCCCGAGCCGCTCGAGGAGGCCGTCCGCGAGAGCCCTCTCGTCGAGCATGTGATCGTGATCGGCGAGGGCCGGCCGTTCGTTGCAGCGCTCATCGTCCTCGACCGCGACGGACTCGTCTCATGGTGCCGCGAGCGCGGCCGGACCCTCGAGGCAGAGGCCGCCGCTGCCGACCCCGAGGTGCTCCACGAGCTGCAGGCCGCTATCGACGCCGCCAATGCCCGCGTCTCGCGGGCCGAGAGCATCCGCAAGTTCTCCGTCATCGGCATCGAGCCGAGCATCGAAGGAGGGAGCCTCACCCCCTCACTCAAGCTCAAGCGAGAGGTCATCCTCATCGAGTGCCGCGACGAGATCGAGGCCCTTTACAAGTAA
- a CDS encoding TIGR01906 family membrane protein: MTEDRRDLEPEVNLDESQDTEEPAFDWMRTPERSPEAENPAARDEASGDKSSNHVGEHMGESDEAHDGGDVTRTSGTAAGNGRVPETTGHMPATNGRVPAGNRRVPESNGRVPESNGQVPAGNGRVPESTGLRDRRELREGSQTPAATREPAAGPALASTSNLPESDVRESDVRESGLPESDVRESGLPESDVRESGIREPSPTSALQMRPPEDEVRRRAAQREAAAQAKPVAPRVLQVLMAIFLPFLLLIAAVRVIATPAFLWLEYFRPGFPGDGYGFSVDDRLTYGSYAVDYLSNFAGRRYLGDLVQRSGAPLFTDAEVSHMADVKSVIFIAYAAGLVLLAFFVVAFLVLRKRPGAFGRGLFAGAIVTFVIVVGLAVLAFMGWEQFFTDFHRIFFSQGNWTFQLSDTLIRLFPAQFWMDSAIVIGVLTLLVSSLIIIFAWPIKRKDPEARPAAGRDEALSE, translated from the coding sequence GTGACGGAAGACAGGCGTGACCTGGAGCCGGAGGTGAACCTGGACGAATCCCAGGACACCGAAGAGCCGGCCTTCGACTGGATGCGTACCCCTGAACGTAGCCCAGAAGCTGAGAACCCTGCTGCCCGCGACGAAGCCTCAGGCGACAAATCTTCCAACCATGTGGGCGAGCATATGGGCGAGTCGGATGAGGCGCACGACGGCGGCGACGTGACCCGAACCAGCGGAACGGCCGCGGGCAACGGGCGTGTTCCGGAGACCACCGGGCACATGCCCGCGACCAACGGGCGGGTCCCCGCGGGTAATAGGCGCGTTCCCGAGAGCAACGGCCGCGTTCCTGAGAGCAACGGGCAAGTGCCTGCGGGTAACGGTCGCGTTCCCGAGAGCACCGGCCTACGCGACCGGCGTGAACTGCGCGAAGGCAGCCAGACACCCGCGGCTACCCGGGAGCCGGCAGCTGGCCCTGCGCTTGCTTCCACCTCGAACCTTCCCGAGTCGGACGTCCGCGAGTCGGACGTTCGCGAGTCCGGCCTTCCTGAATCTGACGTGCGTGAGTCTGGCCTTCCTGAATCTGACGTTCGTGAATCCGGCATCCGCGAGCCGTCCCCGACTTCGGCCCTCCAGATGCGACCGCCGGAGGACGAAGTCCGCCGTCGGGCTGCGCAGCGCGAAGCAGCCGCTCAGGCCAAGCCTGTCGCTCCGCGCGTGCTGCAGGTGCTCATGGCGATCTTCCTGCCGTTCCTGCTCCTCATTGCTGCCGTGCGCGTCATCGCCACGCCAGCGTTCCTGTGGCTCGAGTACTTCCGCCCGGGATTCCCTGGGGACGGCTACGGCTTCTCGGTCGACGATCGGCTCACGTACGGCTCGTACGCGGTGGACTACCTGTCCAACTTCGCTGGGCGGCGGTATCTCGGGGACCTTGTCCAGCGCTCGGGAGCCCCCCTGTTCACCGATGCCGAGGTCAGCCACATGGCGGACGTGAAGTCGGTCATCTTCATCGCCTACGCGGCGGGCCTCGTGCTGCTTGCGTTCTTCGTCGTCGCGTTCCTCGTCCTGCGGAAGCGGCCGGGTGCCTTCGGCCGCGGTCTGTTCGCCGGCGCGATCGTAACGTTTGTGATCGTGGTGGGCCTCGCCGTCCTTGCCTTCATGGGCTGGGAGCAGTTCTTCACCGACTTCCACCGCATCTTCTTCTCGCAGGGGAACTGGACCTTCCAGCTTTCCGACACCCTCATCAGGCTCTTCCCGGCGCAGTTCTGGATGGACTCCGCGATCGTGATCGGTGTGCTGACCCTCCTCGTGAGCTCGCTCATCATCATCTTCGCGTGGCCGATCAAGAGGAAGGACCCGGAGGCGCGGCCGGCTGCGGGGCGCGACGAGGCGCTCTCGGAGTAG
- a CDS encoding L,D-transpeptidase: MRADGGTAEEGTSERVSSEYGAAENGSGDRPVEAARRWRLGGKTIAILAVVVALVIAGGAFAAFSALQPPSVGSEAGTALRSEPGAVFPVVQPASAVTAPASDATEVNPAAPVTVTAKNGTLDNVSLRSSTGDDVEGAVDSGRTVWTSSGELKFNETYTLSYTTLDAAGRTTTSTSTFKTVATANEADAAMYPLDGMSVGVAQPIQLTFSEPVTNKKAVEKAITITSTSGQTGAFHWFSDTVVRYRPEQYWAAHSTISVKMDLFGVDLGNGQIGNFTKTDTVHIGDKRTAVADAQAHTFTAYINDQPVHTWPATLGDTRFPSAKGFLVLMEKQRKAHFVAASIGLKPGDPANYGELDVEYATRLTPSGEFIHQATDTAIPYLGVTNVSHGCIGLGPDGASWVFNNMTTGDVVQIVNTQGDFANFDDGFGDWNIPWSQYANG; this comes from the coding sequence ATGCGGGCCGATGGGGGCACTGCCGAGGAAGGCACTTCGGAACGAGTAAGTTCCGAATATGGCGCTGCCGAAAACGGGAGCGGGGACAGACCGGTAGAGGCCGCGCGGAGATGGCGGCTGGGCGGGAAGACGATCGCGATCCTTGCCGTCGTCGTCGCGCTCGTGATCGCCGGCGGCGCGTTCGCCGCTTTCAGCGCGCTCCAGCCGCCCTCGGTGGGCTCTGAAGCCGGTACGGCGCTTCGGAGCGAGCCGGGTGCCGTGTTCCCGGTGGTCCAGCCGGCATCGGCGGTGACCGCTCCCGCGTCAGACGCGACCGAAGTAAACCCCGCAGCCCCCGTCACGGTCACTGCCAAGAACGGCACTCTGGACAACGTGAGCCTGCGCTCCTCTACTGGCGACGATGTGGAGGGCGCCGTCGACTCCGGCCGCACGGTGTGGACGTCGAGCGGGGAGCTCAAGTTCAACGAGACGTACACGCTCAGCTATACGACGCTCGACGCCGCAGGGCGGACGACGACGTCGACCTCGACCTTCAAGACCGTCGCGACTGCGAACGAAGCCGACGCGGCGATGTACCCCCTCGACGGGATGAGCGTCGGCGTCGCGCAGCCGATCCAGCTCACGTTCAGCGAACCGGTCACGAACAAGAAGGCCGTGGAGAAGGCCATCACGATCACGTCCACCTCGGGCCAAACGGGGGCATTCCACTGGTTCAGCGACACCGTGGTCCGCTATCGTCCCGAACAGTACTGGGCGGCGCACAGCACCATCAGCGTCAAGATGGACCTCTTCGGCGTGGACCTCGGCAATGGGCAGATTGGGAACTTCACCAAGACGGACACGGTGCATATCGGCGACAAGCGCACCGCGGTCGCTGACGCTCAGGCTCACACCTTCACCGCCTACATCAACGATCAACCGGTCCACACGTGGCCAGCCACGCTCGGCGATACGCGTTTCCCGTCCGCGAAGGGCTTCCTCGTGCTCATGGAGAAGCAGCGCAAGGCCCATTTCGTCGCAGCATCCATCGGACTCAAGCCCGGTGATCCCGCCAATTACGGCGAGCTCGATGTCGAGTACGCGACTCGCCTGACCCCAAGCGGCGAATTCATCCATCAGGCCACCGACACGGCGATCCCTTACCTAGGAGTGACGAACGTCTCGCACGGCTGCATCGGCCTCGGCCCTGACGGCGCGTCCTGGGTCTTCAACAACATGACGACGGGCGACGTCGTCCAGATCGTCAATACCCAGGGCGACTTCGCGAACTTCGACGACGGCTTTGGCGACTGGAATATCCCCTGGTCCCAGTACGCGAATGGCTGA
- a CDS encoding adenosylhomocysteinase encodes MTFDYRVADISLHEAGRHQIRLAEHEMPGLMALREEYGESQPLKGARIAGSLHMTVQTAVLIETLIALGAEVRWASCNIFSTQDEAAAAIVVGTGTAEDPRGVPVFAWKGESLEEYWWTAEQILTWPGADENPELGPNMILDDGGDATLLVHKGVEFEAAGGVPQATPDDPEEYRIILDVLRAGQERDPQKWTRIASQLQGVTEETTTGVLRLYQLAEQGKLLFPAINVNDSVTKSKFDNKYGIRHSLPDGINRATDVLIGGKVAVVCGYGDVGKGAAEALRGQGARVIVTEIDPICALQAAMDGYQVARLESVLSEGDIFITTTGGKDIIMAEHMAAMKDKAIVGNVGHFDNEIDMAGLAKWPGVRKIQIKPQVHEWVFPAGPGRDDQPGQNVQPGQNNDGGHNGGARGEHSIIVLSEGRLLNLGNATGHPSFVMSNSFANQTIAQIELWTKRARSDDAQDAPREYEKKVYVLPKILDEKVARLHLAALGVELTELSKDQAAYLGLDVAGPYKSDHYRY; translated from the coding sequence GTGACCTTCGACTACCGCGTCGCCGATATCTCTCTGCACGAGGCCGGTCGCCATCAGATCCGCCTCGCCGAGCACGAGATGCCGGGACTCATGGCCCTGCGCGAGGAGTACGGGGAGTCGCAGCCGCTCAAGGGCGCTCGTATCGCGGGATCCCTGCACATGACCGTGCAGACGGCGGTGCTCATCGAGACGCTCATCGCCCTCGGAGCAGAGGTCCGCTGGGCCTCCTGCAACATCTTCTCGACGCAGGACGAGGCGGCGGCAGCGATCGTGGTGGGCACCGGAACTGCCGAGGACCCGCGCGGCGTCCCCGTCTTCGCCTGGAAGGGCGAGTCGCTCGAGGAGTACTGGTGGACGGCCGAGCAGATCCTGACGTGGCCGGGTGCCGACGAGAACCCCGAACTCGGGCCCAACATGATCCTCGACGACGGGGGCGACGCGACGCTCCTCGTCCACAAGGGTGTCGAATTCGAGGCGGCGGGCGGCGTCCCACAGGCCACGCCTGACGACCCAGAGGAATATCGGATCATCCTCGACGTGCTTCGGGCAGGTCAGGAGCGGGACCCGCAGAAGTGGACGCGCATCGCGAGCCAGCTCCAGGGAGTGACGGAGGAGACGACCACGGGCGTTCTCCGGCTGTACCAGCTCGCCGAGCAGGGCAAGCTCCTTTTCCCGGCGATCAACGTCAACGACTCCGTCACCAAGAGCAAGTTCGACAACAAGTACGGCATCCGCCACTCGCTTCCCGACGGCATCAACCGAGCGACGGACGTGCTGATCGGCGGCAAGGTCGCCGTCGTCTGCGGGTACGGCGACGTCGGCAAGGGTGCTGCCGAGGCGCTCCGCGGCCAGGGAGCTCGGGTCATCGTGACCGAAATCGACCCGATCTGCGCCCTCCAGGCCGCCATGGACGGCTACCAAGTCGCTCGGCTCGAGAGCGTCCTGAGCGAGGGGGACATCTTCATCACGACGACGGGCGGCAAGGACATCATCATGGCCGAGCACATGGCCGCGATGAAGGACAAGGCGATCGTCGGCAACGTGGGCCACTTCGACAACGAGATCGACATGGCCGGGCTCGCGAAGTGGCCAGGCGTCCGCAAGATCCAGATCAAGCCGCAGGTCCACGAGTGGGTCTTCCCGGCTGGGCCTGGACGGGACGACCAGCCCGGACAGAATGTCCAGCCCGGACAGAACAACGACGGCGGCCACAACGGCGGCGCGCGGGGCGAGCACTCGATCATCGTGCTGTCCGAGGGCCGTCTCCTCAACCTCGGCAACGCGACCGGTCACCCCTCGTTCGTCATGAGCAACTCGTTCGCCAATCAGACGATCGCCCAGATCGAGCTGTGGACGAAGCGTGCCCGGTCGGATGATGCGCAGGACGCCCCGCGGGAATACGAGAAGAAGGTCTACGTTCTCCCCAAGATCCTTGACGAGAAGGTGGCCCGCCTGCACCTCGCGGCCCTTGGGGTCGAGCTCACCGAGCTCTCGAAGGATCAGGCGGCGTATCTCGGTCTCGACGTGGCCGGGCCTTACAAGTCTGATCACTACCGCTACTGA
- a CDS encoding Trm112 family protein gives MPYISSSILSVLRCPVTGSALVQEGDELVASAAGPDGAVPRYPIEDGIPVLLPPAESAEDSSAGA, from the coding sequence ATGCCGTACATCAGCTCTTCGATCCTCTCTGTGCTGCGCTGCCCCGTGACCGGCAGTGCCTTGGTCCAAGAGGGCGACGAACTCGTGGCTAGCGCAGCCGGACCCGATGGCGCCGTTCCGCGCTACCCGATTGAAGACGGTATCCCCGTGCTGCTTCCGCCGGCCGAGTCCGCGGAAGACTCAAGCGCCGGCGCTTGA
- a CDS encoding DUF3499 domain-containing protein codes for MREVRHCSRSACRESAVATLTYVYADSTAVLGPLATFAEPHTYDLCAKHADKLTVPRGWEVLRLALPARQPSPDDLLALAEAVREAGEDDDVPAEAPQRANREGREGQSMLTPPAGVDLPSGGRHLRILPELY; via the coding sequence GTGCGAGAAGTCCGCCATTGTTCCCGATCGGCCTGCCGCGAGTCCGCGGTCGCCACGTTGACGTATGTGTACGCGGATTCCACTGCCGTGCTGGGGCCGCTCGCCACGTTCGCCGAACCGCATACCTATGACCTTTGCGCCAAGCATGCGGACAAACTCACCGTGCCCCGCGGCTGGGAAGTCCTGAGGCTCGCGCTCCCCGCGCGGCAGCCGAGCCCCGACGACCTCCTTGCGCTGGCCGAGGCAGTGCGCGAGGCAGGCGAGGACGACGACGTGCCCGCCGAGGCGCCCCAACGCGCCAACCGCGAGGGCCGTGAAGGCCAGAGCATGCTGACGCCGCCCGCAGGCGTCGACTTGCCTTCCGGCGGCCGCCACCTGCGGATCCTCCCTGAGCTGTACTGA
- a CDS encoding metallopeptidase family protein, which translates to MQDRSTQGPLGLSIRPLPPAGEQGAGRRRGFRERRRNRHGRGLRGEIMPAILPGSRTRGERFEDWVLDSADRLQELRGSELDNVEYVVEEIPPGLEKILRDGGRVPQGNVSRAAQGRPARITIYRRVVETEAPSPSEAQDLVHDVVVEYTAALLNVEPESLDPYYRGYR; encoded by the coding sequence ATGCAGGATCGTTCCACGCAGGGGCCCTTGGGCCTGAGCATCCGCCCCCTCCCCCCAGCCGGTGAACAAGGCGCGGGCCGCCGCCGCGGATTCCGCGAACGCCGTCGCAACCGGCACGGTCGCGGACTGCGCGGCGAAATCATGCCCGCAATCCTGCCGGGAAGCCGCACTCGCGGCGAACGTTTCGAGGATTGGGTGCTCGATTCGGCGGATCGCCTCCAAGAGCTGCGCGGCAGCGAACTCGACAACGTCGAGTACGTCGTCGAGGAAATCCCGCCCGGACTCGAGAAGATCCTCCGTGACGGCGGCCGCGTCCCCCAGGGGAACGTCTCGCGGGCGGCCCAAGGCCGCCCAGCTCGCATCACGATCTACCGGCGCGTCGTCGAGACAGAAGCGCCGTCCCCGAGCGAGGCCCAGGATCTCGTCCACGACGTCGTCGTCGAGTACACCGCCGCACTCCTCAACGTCGAGCCCGAGTCCCTCGACCCGTACTACCGCGGCTACCGCTGA